In Tepidisphaeraceae bacterium, a single window of DNA contains:
- the rpsL gene encoding 30S ribosomal protein S12 encodes MPTINQLIKNPRRALPRNNKVKDLEASPQKRGVCLQVKTMTPKKPNSALRKIARVRLSNGKEVTAYIPGEEHNLQEHSIVLVRGGRVRDLPGVRYHIVRGTLDALGVDGRKRSRSKYGAKRGK; translated from the coding sequence ATGCCGACGATTAACCAGCTCATCAAGAATCCCCGGCGGGCCCTCCCGCGTAACAATAAGGTCAAGGACCTCGAAGCATCGCCGCAGAAGCGTGGCGTGTGCCTTCAGGTGAAGACCATGACGCCCAAGAAGCCCAACTCGGCGCTCCGCAAGATCGCCCGCGTTCGGTTGTCCAACGGCAAGGAAGTCACCGCGTACATTCCCGGTGAAGAGCACAACCTGCAGGAACACAGCATCGTGCTGGTTCGCGGCGGTCGCGTGCGCGACCTGCCCGGTGTGCGTTACCATATCGTCCGCGGCACGCTCGACGCGCTGGGCGTCGACGGTCGCAAGCGCAGCCGTAGCAAGTACGGCGCGAAGCGCGGCAAGTAA
- the rpsG gene encoding 30S ribosomal protein S7, whose product MAYKKFTASEEILKPDSRFNSKLVSKFINCIMWDGKKTVAQKIFYDAMEQVTKKMKEVPPLEIFEGAINNVKPYVEVRSKRVGGANYQVPMQVNRRRQQSLAFRWIIGACRDQGGRPMSDRLADELMAAYKKEGKAINTREQTHRMADANKAFAHFAW is encoded by the coding sequence ATGGCCTATAAAAAGTTCACCGCGAGCGAGGAAATCCTGAAGCCGGATTCCCGCTTTAACAGCAAGCTCGTCAGCAAGTTCATCAACTGCATCATGTGGGACGGCAAGAAGACCGTCGCGCAGAAGATCTTCTACGATGCGATGGAACAGGTGACGAAGAAGATGAAGGAAGTCCCGCCGCTCGAGATCTTCGAGGGCGCGATCAACAACGTGAAGCCCTACGTCGAGGTGCGCAGCAAGCGCGTCGGTGGTGCCAACTACCAGGTGCCCATGCAGGTGAACCGCCGTCGTCAGCAGTCGCTGGCGTTCCGCTGGATCATCGGTGCCTGCCGTGACCAGGGTGGCCGCCCGATGAGCGACCGCCTCGCCGACGAGCTGATGGCCGCCTACAAGAAGGAAGGCAAGGCCATCAACACCCGCGAGCAGACCCACCGCATGGCCGACGCCAACAAGGCGTTCGCCCACTTTGCCTGGTAG